The following coding sequences lie in one Anguilla rostrata isolate EN2019 chromosome 8, ASM1855537v3, whole genome shotgun sequence genomic window:
- the pitrm1 gene encoding presequence protease, mitochondrial isoform X2, whose translation MVSGPNSPFYKALIEPKFGSDFSSVVGYDGSTKEASFSIGLQGMAEEDIESVKQIISQTIDDIIAHGFEEEQIEALLHKLEIQMKHQSTSFGLTLASYIASCWNHDGDPVELMKISDSVARFRRCLQDDPLYLQDKVRKYFKENTHRLTLSMSPDEGFYEKQAHAEREKLQQKIQDLSDSDRKDIYEKGLQLLSVQSSPQDASCLPALKVSDIEPAVAATPVEMGTAGGVPVQYCEQPTNGMVYFRAMCSLNTLPEDLKEYVPLFCNVITKLGCAELDYRQQSQQIELKTGGMSVSPQVTPDTAHLDTYEQGVLLTSSCLERNLPDMFHLWSDIFNSPHFDDEERLRVLVMMAAQELSNGISYSGHMYAMSSAGRTLTPSGDLQETFGGMDQVKFMKRIAEMSDLSSVLRKLPRIKRYLFSRENMRCAVNATPQKMSDTSSEVEKFINNVSIRKKERKPVRPHIEEKPLDPSGSAGSRKLVSEPHFKPCQLKSYFQLPFPVNFVSECVRTVPFSDPDYASLCVLGRMMTAKFLHGEIREKGGAYGGGARMGRGGLFSFYSYRDPNAVQTLSAFRAGAEWARAGSFAPQDVDEAKLSVFSAVDAPVAPSDKGMDLFLNGISDEQRQEHRERLFAVTGKSLTDVASRYLGMGQRTRGVAILGPENETIKKDPSWVVK comes from the exons ATGGTCTCCGGCCCGAACTCGCCCTTCTACAAGGCCCTGATCGAACCCAAGTTTGGATCCGACTTCTCCTCCGTCGTAGG GTACGACGGCAGCACTAAAGAGGCCTCCTTCAGCATCGGCCTGCAGGGAATGGCCGAAGAGGACATCGAGAGCGTGAAGCAGATCATCAGCCAAACCATCGATGACATCATTGC CCACGGTTTCGAGGAGGAGCAGATCGAGGCCCTGCTCCACAAGCTGGAGATCCAGATGAAGCACCAGTCCACCAGCTTTGGCCTCACTCTGGCCTCG TACATCGCTTCCTGTTGGAATCACGACGGTGACCCGGTGGAGCTGATGAAGATCAGCGACAGCGTGGCGCGGTTCAGACGTTGTCTGCAAGACGACCCGCTCTACCTGCAGGACAAAGTCAGGAAGTACTTCAag GAGAACACCCACAGGCTGACGCTGTCCATGAGCCCTGACGAGGGTTTCTACGAGAAGCAGGCCCACGCCGAGCGGGAGAAGCTGCAGCAGAAGATCCAGGACCTGTCCGACAGCGACAGGAAAGACATCTACGAGAAGG GTTTACAGCTGCTGTCGGTGCAGAGCTCGCCTCAGGACGCGTCCTGTCTCCCCGCGCTCAAAGTGTCCGACATCGAGCCCGCGGTCGCCGCTACGCCCGTGGAGATGGGCACCGCAG GGGGAGTGCCAGTGCAGTACTGCGAGCAGCCCACCAATGGGATGGTGTATTTCCGAGCGATGTGCAGCCTCAATACCCTGCCGGAGGACCTGAAGGAATACGTCCCCCTCTTCTGCAACGTCATTACCAA gctgggCTGTGCAGAGCTGGATTACAGGCAGCAGTCTCAGCAGATTGAACTGAAGACGGGGGGAATGTCTGTCAGCCCACAGGTCACCCCCGACACTGCTCACCTGGACACGTACGAGCAG GGGGTCCTCCTCACCTCTTCCTGTTTGGAGAGGAACCTGCCGGATATGTTTCACTTGTGGAGTGACATATTCAACAG TCCTCACTTCGATGATGAGGAGCGCCTGCGCGTTCTGGTGATGATGGCCGCTCAGGAGCTGTCCAATGGGATCTCTTACTCGGGTCACATGTACGCCATGAGCAGCGCCGGCCGCACGCTCACGCCCAGCGGGGACCTGCAGGAGACGTTCGGCGGGATGGACCAG GTGAAGTTCATGAAGAGGATCGCAGAGATGTCAGACTTGTCGTCAGTGCTGAGGAAGTTGCCCAGGATTAAGAGATACCTCTTCAGCAGGGAGAacatgag GTGTGCGGTTAACGCTACGCCTCAGAAGATGTCGGACACCTCCTCAGAGGTGGAGAAGTTCATAAACAACGTTTCCATcaggaagaaggagaggaaaCCAGTCCGGCCGCACATTGAGGAG AAGCCGCTGGACCCGTCTGGGAGTGCAGGCAGCCGGAAGCTGGTTTCT gagCCCCACTTTAAGCCGTGTCAGCTGAAGAGTTATTTCCAGCTCCCGTTTCCGGTGAACTTTGTGAGCGAGTGCGTGCGCACCGTCCCCTTCTCTGACCCGGACTACGCCAG CCTGTGCGTGCTCGGGCGCATGATGACCGCCAAGTTCCTGCACGGCGAGATCAGGGAGAAGGGCGGAGCctatgggggcggggccaggatgGGGCGTGGCGGACTGTTCTCATTCTACTCCTACAG AGACCCCAACGCGGTGCAGACGCTGTCGGCGTTTCGGGCGGGGGCGGAGTGGGCCCGGGCGGGGTCCTTCGCTCCGCAGGACGTGGACGAGGCCAAGCTCAGCGTCTTCTCCGCCGTGGACGCACCGGTGGCCCCCTCCGATAAAG GAATGGACCTGTTCCTGAACGGCATCTCGGACGAAcagagacaggaacacagggagCGGCTGTTCGCCGTCACCGGCAAGAGCCTGACGGACGTGGCCAGCAG
- the pitrm1 gene encoding presequence protease, mitochondrial isoform X1, with the protein MFRSTRTILKKLRHLSFQGRKPWRYSSHNATSARERALGYEVGQQIHGFTVKEVTPVPDLCLTAVKLTHDSTGAQYLHVARDDSNNLFSVQFRTTPMDSTGVPHILEHTVLCGSQKYPCRDPFFKMLNRSLSTFMNAFTASDYTMYPFSTQNSKDFQNLLSVYLDAMFFPCLRELDFWQEGWRLENENPTDPSTPIVFKGVVFNEMKGAFSDSERLYAQQLQNKLYPDHTYAVVSGGEPLAIPDLSWEQLKQFHATHYHPSNARFFTYGDLPLERHLKQIQEEALSKFERIEPDTSVPSLTHWDRPKEDHVTCGPDALAPDPAKQNTLCVSYVLGDITDTFEAFTLSLLSSLMVSGPNSPFYKALIEPKFGSDFSSVVGYDGSTKEASFSIGLQGMAEEDIESVKQIISQTIDDIIAHGFEEEQIEALLHKLEIQMKHQSTSFGLTLASYIASCWNHDGDPVELMKISDSVARFRRCLQDDPLYLQDKVRKYFKENTHRLTLSMSPDEGFYEKQAHAEREKLQQKIQDLSDSDRKDIYEKGLQLLSVQSSPQDASCLPALKVSDIEPAVAATPVEMGTAGGVPVQYCEQPTNGMVYFRAMCSLNTLPEDLKEYVPLFCNVITKLGCAELDYRQQSQQIELKTGGMSVSPQVTPDTAHLDTYEQGVLLTSSCLERNLPDMFHLWSDIFNSPHFDDEERLRVLVMMAAQELSNGISYSGHMYAMSSAGRTLTPSGDLQETFGGMDQVKFMKRIAEMSDLSSVLRKLPRIKRYLFSRENMRCAVNATPQKMSDTSSEVEKFINNVSIRKKERKPVRPHIEEKPLDPSGSAGSRKLVSEPHFKPCQLKSYFQLPFPVNFVSECVRTVPFSDPDYASLCVLGRMMTAKFLHGEIREKGGAYGGGARMGRGGLFSFYSYRDPNAVQTLSAFRAGAEWARAGSFAPQDVDEAKLSVFSAVDAPVAPSDKGMDLFLNGISDEQRQEHRERLFAVTGKSLTDVASRYLGMGQRTRGVAILGPENETIKKDPSWVVK; encoded by the exons ATGTTCAGGTCAACGAGAACCATTTTAAAGAAACTTAGACATTTGAG ttttcaAGGACGAAAGCCGTGGAGGTATAGCAGTCATAACGCTACCTCTGCGAGAGAGCGCGCACTCGGCTACGAAGTCGGACAGCAAATCCATGGCTTCACAGTTAAAGAG GTGACACCGGTGCCGGATTTATGCCTCACCGCTGTCAAGCTGACCCACGACAGCACCGGTGCGCAGTACCTGCACGTGGCGCGCGATGATTCCAACAACCTCTTCAG CGTCCAGTTTCGGACGACCCCGATGGACAGCACGGGGGTACCCCACATACTGGAGCACACCGTGCTCTGTGGGTCACAGAAGTACCCCTGCAGGGACCCCTTCTTCAAAATGCTCAACCGCTCGCTGTCCACCTTCATGAACGCCTTCACTG ccaGTGACTACACCATGTATCCGTTTTCCACCCAGAACAGTAAAGatttccagaaccttctgtctgtctatctggaTGCCATGTTTTTCCCATGCCTTCGAGAGCTGGATTTTTG GCAAGAAGGCTGGAGGCTAGAAAATGAGAACCCTACAGACCCAAGCACCCCAATTGTCTTCAAAGGAGTCGTCTTCAACGAAATGAAGGGTGCATTC TCGGACAGCGAGCGCTTGTACGCACAGCAGCTGCAGAACAAGCTGTACCCGGACCACACATACGCGGTGGTGTCGGGTGGAGAGCCGCTGGCCATCCCCGACCTCTCCTGGGAACAGCTGAAACAGTTCCACGCCACCCACTATCACCCCAGCAACGCACG GTTTTTCACGTATGGAGATCTGCCCCTGGAGCGGCACCTGAAGCAGATCCAGGAGGAGGCGCTGTCCAAGTTCGAGCGCATCGAACCCGACACCTCTGTCCCGTCTCTAACGCACTGGGACAGACCT AAAGAGGATCATGTGACCTGTGGCCCAGACGCGCTCGCCCCAGACCCCGCCAAGCAGAACACGCTGTGTGTCAGCTACGTTCTGGGAGA CATCACAGACACGTTTGAGGCCTTCACTCTGAGCCTGCTGTCCAGCCTGATGGTCTCCGGCCCGAACTCGCCCTTCTACAAGGCCCTGATCGAACCCAAGTTTGGATCCGACTTCTCCTCCGTCGTAGG GTACGACGGCAGCACTAAAGAGGCCTCCTTCAGCATCGGCCTGCAGGGAATGGCCGAAGAGGACATCGAGAGCGTGAAGCAGATCATCAGCCAAACCATCGATGACATCATTGC CCACGGTTTCGAGGAGGAGCAGATCGAGGCCCTGCTCCACAAGCTGGAGATCCAGATGAAGCACCAGTCCACCAGCTTTGGCCTCACTCTGGCCTCG TACATCGCTTCCTGTTGGAATCACGACGGTGACCCGGTGGAGCTGATGAAGATCAGCGACAGCGTGGCGCGGTTCAGACGTTGTCTGCAAGACGACCCGCTCTACCTGCAGGACAAAGTCAGGAAGTACTTCAag GAGAACACCCACAGGCTGACGCTGTCCATGAGCCCTGACGAGGGTTTCTACGAGAAGCAGGCCCACGCCGAGCGGGAGAAGCTGCAGCAGAAGATCCAGGACCTGTCCGACAGCGACAGGAAAGACATCTACGAGAAGG GTTTACAGCTGCTGTCGGTGCAGAGCTCGCCTCAGGACGCGTCCTGTCTCCCCGCGCTCAAAGTGTCCGACATCGAGCCCGCGGTCGCCGCTACGCCCGTGGAGATGGGCACCGCAG GGGGAGTGCCAGTGCAGTACTGCGAGCAGCCCACCAATGGGATGGTGTATTTCCGAGCGATGTGCAGCCTCAATACCCTGCCGGAGGACCTGAAGGAATACGTCCCCCTCTTCTGCAACGTCATTACCAA gctgggCTGTGCAGAGCTGGATTACAGGCAGCAGTCTCAGCAGATTGAACTGAAGACGGGGGGAATGTCTGTCAGCCCACAGGTCACCCCCGACACTGCTCACCTGGACACGTACGAGCAG GGGGTCCTCCTCACCTCTTCCTGTTTGGAGAGGAACCTGCCGGATATGTTTCACTTGTGGAGTGACATATTCAACAG TCCTCACTTCGATGATGAGGAGCGCCTGCGCGTTCTGGTGATGATGGCCGCTCAGGAGCTGTCCAATGGGATCTCTTACTCGGGTCACATGTACGCCATGAGCAGCGCCGGCCGCACGCTCACGCCCAGCGGGGACCTGCAGGAGACGTTCGGCGGGATGGACCAG GTGAAGTTCATGAAGAGGATCGCAGAGATGTCAGACTTGTCGTCAGTGCTGAGGAAGTTGCCCAGGATTAAGAGATACCTCTTCAGCAGGGAGAacatgag GTGTGCGGTTAACGCTACGCCTCAGAAGATGTCGGACACCTCCTCAGAGGTGGAGAAGTTCATAAACAACGTTTCCATcaggaagaaggagaggaaaCCAGTCCGGCCGCACATTGAGGAG AAGCCGCTGGACCCGTCTGGGAGTGCAGGCAGCCGGAAGCTGGTTTCT gagCCCCACTTTAAGCCGTGTCAGCTGAAGAGTTATTTCCAGCTCCCGTTTCCGGTGAACTTTGTGAGCGAGTGCGTGCGCACCGTCCCCTTCTCTGACCCGGACTACGCCAG CCTGTGCGTGCTCGGGCGCATGATGACCGCCAAGTTCCTGCACGGCGAGATCAGGGAGAAGGGCGGAGCctatgggggcggggccaggatgGGGCGTGGCGGACTGTTCTCATTCTACTCCTACAG AGACCCCAACGCGGTGCAGACGCTGTCGGCGTTTCGGGCGGGGGCGGAGTGGGCCCGGGCGGGGTCCTTCGCTCCGCAGGACGTGGACGAGGCCAAGCTCAGCGTCTTCTCCGCCGTGGACGCACCGGTGGCCCCCTCCGATAAAG GAATGGACCTGTTCCTGAACGGCATCTCGGACGAAcagagacaggaacacagggagCGGCTGTTCGCCGTCACCGGCAAGAGCCTGACGGACGTGGCCAGCAG